From one Caldithrix abyssi DSM 13497 genomic stretch:
- a CDS encoding alpha/beta fold hydrolase — MHKLIFALIVWLMVGAGVQAQKVEPSDEWQKPIALAAQFIDLLEQAQFDSAVGYMDANMSKALPAEKLRAMWQSLQQQMGNFKARSGVRTETVQVYRVVYVTCEFEKGKLDAKVVFDQQNKIGGLFFVPHQQAQGWQPPDYVDTHAFTEIDTLKIPTTWQLPASLSLPNGPGPFPAVVLVHGSGPNDRDETIGPNKPFRDLAWGLATRGIAVLRYEKRTRIYPNIVDSLHGQFTLIEETVEDALAGVSFLRDIVEIDPEKIIVLGHSLGGYAIPRIARYYPRLAGLIIMAGSARPLPDLLQEQYRYIFNLDGQITAEEQVKLQELDSLIALIRNENFLKKADPTQLILGAPPAYWLDLMQYDPLKMIERLRKPILVLQGGRDYQVTKRDFDLWKKHLKHNPKATFKYYYQLNHLFMSGEGMATPQEYEKPGHVDKQVIEDIATWIKSHF, encoded by the coding sequence ATGCACAAACTTATTTTCGCCTTAATCGTCTGGTTAATGGTTGGCGCAGGCGTACAGGCTCAAAAAGTCGAACCGAGCGATGAATGGCAAAAGCCCATCGCCCTGGCCGCCCAATTTATTGATTTGCTGGAACAGGCGCAATTCGATAGCGCGGTCGGCTACATGGACGCCAACATGAGCAAAGCCCTGCCGGCAGAAAAACTGCGGGCCATGTGGCAGTCGCTGCAGCAGCAGATGGGCAACTTTAAGGCGCGCTCCGGCGTGCGCACCGAAACGGTTCAGGTTTATCGGGTGGTTTACGTCACCTGCGAGTTCGAGAAAGGCAAACTGGACGCCAAAGTGGTCTTCGATCAGCAAAACAAAATTGGCGGTCTGTTTTTCGTTCCCCATCAGCAGGCGCAGGGCTGGCAGCCGCCCGATTATGTGGATACACATGCATTTACGGAGATCGACACATTAAAAATCCCTACCACCTGGCAATTGCCGGCCAGTTTAAGTTTACCCAACGGTCCGGGACCTTTCCCGGCCGTTGTTCTGGTGCATGGCTCTGGCCCTAACGATCGCGACGAAACCATAGGCCCCAACAAGCCTTTCCGTGATCTGGCCTGGGGGCTGGCCACAAGGGGAATCGCCGTGCTGCGCTACGAAAAACGTACGCGCATCTATCCCAACATTGTAGATTCGCTGCACGGCCAGTTTACGCTCATCGAAGAGACCGTGGAAGACGCCCTTGCCGGTGTTTCCTTTTTACGGGACATCGTCGAAATCGATCCGGAAAAGATCATTGTGCTCGGTCACAGTCTGGGGGGCTACGCCATTCCGCGCATTGCGCGTTATTATCCGCGGCTCGCAGGCTTGATCATCATGGCAGGCTCGGCCCGACCGTTGCCGGATCTTTTGCAAGAGCAGTACCGTTACATCTTTAATCTTGACGGACAAATTACAGCGGAGGAACAAGTTAAATTGCAGGAACTGGATTCGCTGATCGCTCTAATCCGCAATGAAAACTTTTTGAAAAAAGCAGACCCCACGCAATTGATTCTCGGCGCGCCGCCGGCCTACTGGTTAGACCTGATGCAGTACGATCCGTTAAAAATGATTGAACGATTACGCAAGCCCATTCTGGTTTTGCAGGGTGGAAGGGATTACCAGGTAACCAAACGGGACTTTGATTTGTGGAAAAAACACCTCAAACACAATCCAAAGGCAACCTTTAAATATTACTACCAGTTGAACCATTTGTTCATGTCTGGCGAAGGCATGGCAACGCCGCAGGAATATGAAAAGCCGGGGCATGTTGACAAACAGGTCATTGAAGATATTGCCACCTGGATTAAAAGTCATTTTTAA
- a CDS encoding phage regulatory CII family protein — translation MSHYTTIKNLLYETIHRGKKPVEQISDEMGISANYLYRAGMPLDGSGVKFPLEYLVPLMKTTRNYKILKHLARLCGFILVREPRFKGFKGDEIDLVDDYQHAATRATHALKLFLSEPTFKNYEKATAALNEVLEQSARAERYCHKKAKGQLELDL, via the coding sequence ATGAGCCATTACACCACCATTAAAAATTTACTATATGAAACGATCCACCGCGGGAAAAAGCCGGTGGAACAGATTTCAGACGAGATGGGCATTAGCGCCAATTACCTTTACCGGGCGGGCATGCCCTTAGACGGCAGCGGGGTAAAGTTCCCTTTAGAATACCTTGTGCCGCTGATGAAAACAACACGGAATTATAAAATATTAAAGCATTTAGCGCGCTTGTGCGGCTTTATTCTGGTGCGGGAACCGCGCTTTAAAGGCTTTAAGGGCGATGAGATTGACCTGGTGGACGACTACCAGCACGCGGCGACCAGGGCGACGCACGCCTTAAAGCTGTTTTTAAGCGAACCTACCTTTAAGAATTATGAAAAGGCCACGGCGGCTTTAAACGAGGTTTTGGAGCAAAGCGCGCGGGCCGAACGCTATTGCCATAAAAAGGCTAAAGGGCAATTGGAGCTTGACCTATGA
- a CDS encoding IS110 family transposase, whose product MKQSQQSNKLRFDGQVFFIGIDVHKKSWTITIRLNGMQLKTFTMEPNAKQLQKFLKKNYQGGHYFSVYEAGFSGYWLHHQLTELGIKNIVVSPGDVPISNKEKSYKDDAIDSRKLARELENNSLKAIFVPTPKQSATRQISRLYALQSNENKKIRLRIKSFLNYLGIEIPFEVGSRWSNRLINWLEKLELENEGDRYYLDQLIKNMKAKRKELLATLKLIKKNYADHQVIKRLRTIPGIGLITAFTFYAEIMDIHRFDNENKLASYVGLIPSLKSSGNRTRVRGLNHRQNKLLKFRIIESAWVAIKNDPALTSSYMSYIKRMPKQKAIIKIARKLLNRMRSVWINQKEYQIGRMI is encoded by the coding sequence ATGAAGCAATCACAACAAAGTAATAAGTTAAGGTTTGACGGACAAGTTTTTTTTATTGGGATTGATGTCCATAAAAAAAGTTGGACAATCACAATTAGGTTAAACGGCATGCAGTTGAAAACCTTTACCATGGAGCCAAACGCCAAACAACTCCAAAAGTTTTTGAAAAAAAATTATCAGGGAGGACATTATTTCTCCGTTTATGAAGCCGGATTTAGTGGATATTGGCTTCACCACCAACTGACGGAATTAGGCATCAAAAACATAGTGGTCAGTCCTGGCGATGTACCTATTAGCAATAAAGAAAAAAGTTACAAAGATGATGCTATTGATTCGCGTAAGCTTGCAAGGGAATTAGAAAACAACTCACTCAAGGCAATTTTTGTGCCTACTCCTAAACAAAGCGCCACGCGCCAAATATCAAGACTGTACGCACTACAAAGTAATGAGAATAAGAAAATTAGACTCCGGATAAAATCATTTTTAAATTACCTGGGAATTGAGATTCCTTTTGAAGTTGGGAGTCGATGGTCTAATCGATTAATTAATTGGTTAGAAAAACTGGAATTAGAGAATGAAGGAGATCGTTATTACTTGGATCAGTTAATCAAAAACATGAAAGCCAAAAGAAAAGAGCTTTTAGCTACTTTAAAGTTAATCAAAAAAAATTATGCTGACCATCAAGTGATTAAACGATTACGTACTATTCCAGGTATTGGATTAATAACGGCCTTTACCTTTTATGCGGAAATAATGGACATTCATCGTTTTGATAATGAGAATAAGTTAGCTTCCTATGTGGGCTTAATTCCATCTCTTAAATCGTCAGGTAATAGAACTCGAGTTCGAGGGCTTAATCATCGTCAGAATAAACTTTTAAAATTCAGAATTATTGAATCAGCCTGGGTAGCTATAAAAAATGATCCGGCTTTAACCTCAAGTTACATGAGCTACATTAAAAGAATGCCAAAGCAGAAAGCGATCATCAAAATAGCCAGAAAACTATTAAACAGAATGCGTAGTGTCTGGATTAATCAAAAAGAATATCAAATAGGGAGAATGATATAG
- a CDS encoding helix-turn-helix domain-containing protein: protein MVDRLNILIKKLGLAKKDFAKSINVSPGNLSDWLKGKSEPSSKALIRICEIYNVNLNWLLTGQGNMFLQPSPPPTVNEHAQAYQAKEQEIERLKQEITNLKAELKKMDQEEEKDKAHLQALQAKIRELELENRELIGQIKILKELLLKKA from the coding sequence ATGGTTGATAGGTTAAACATATTAATTAAAAAATTAGGGCTTGCTAAGAAGGATTTTGCTAAATCAATTAATGTTAGCCCTGGTAATTTAAGTGATTGGCTTAAAGGTAAATCTGAACCATCATCTAAAGCATTAATACGTATATGCGAAATATATAATGTTAATCTTAATTGGCTTCTCACCGGCCAGGGTAATATGTTCCTGCAGCCGTCTCCGCCGCCTACCGTAAATGAGCACGCCCAGGCGTACCAAGCAAAAGAGCAGGAAATAGAGCGCTTAAAGCAAGAAATAACCAACTTAAAAGCAGAGCTAAAAAAAATGGATCAGGAAGAAGAAAAGGATAAAGCTCACTTGCAAGCTCTTCAGGCTAAAATTAGAGAACTTGAGCTTGAGAATAGAGAGCTTATTGGTCAAATAAAAATCCTTAAAGAATTGCTTTTAAAGAAGGCTTAA
- a CDS encoding MarR family transcriptional regulator, which produces MPILKNPKMVNQSEIARKLGITPAYVHMLLTGKRSSEKYEKAIKELINRELRGKAA; this is translated from the coding sequence ATGCCAATCCTTAAAAATCCTAAAATGGTCAACCAATCCGAAATTGCGCGGAAGCTGGGCATTACGCCCGCCTACGTGCACATGCTGCTAACCGGCAAACGGAGCAGCGAAAAGTATGAAAAGGCTATCAAAGAACTGATTAACCGGGAATTACGCGGTAAAGCCGCGTAA